In Pan troglodytes isolate AG18354 chromosome 20, NHGRI_mPanTro3-v2.0_pri, whole genome shotgun sequence, the genomic window CGCAGAGCGGCTGTGCCTGGCGTACCCCCAATAGCCGCAGGCGGAAGCGACTGCGAAGGGCACGTTGGAGGTGTTCCAGGAAGGATTCGCATCTGGACGTTGGGAGAGATAGGGTCGGATGGGTCAGGACCCGAGGGAGTTCCTGGGCAATGGGCAAAGTACGCGAGAAAACGGTGGAGGGTGCTGTACTCACTCAGGGCTCGGCACTCCACAGCGTTCTGGATGGTTTCCAGGGCCCGATGTCTCTGTTGTGTCCATCTCTGAGGGACAACAAGGTCCTGGCAAAGGGGAACCCTGTGAGCCAGGGTCTTGGATATTCAGGTAAGGTTTGGGAACTGAGGCCTGGGGATCCCCTGGACAGGGGAGACCCCAATTACATCAATCCTCACAAACCCATAACTTAAGACCCTTCCTTTGGAATGCAAATGCAGCTTCAAGTAGTAATAATCATTTCTTGTTTATAATAATCAACTTACTTGTCATGTGCCTGGTAGTGACACATATACTtaatccttttccttttttttttctttttttcttttgagacagggcctcgctctgtcacccaggctggagtgcagtggcgcgatcttggctcactgcaacctccacctcccaggttcaaacaattctcgtgcctaagcctcccaagtagctgggatttcaggcgcatgccacctcgtccagctaatttttgtattattagtagagacaggggtttcaccatgctggccaggctggtctcaaactcctgacctcaaatgatctgcccactgcagcctcccaaagtgctgggattataggcgtgagccaccgagccctgcTCATATGCTCATATGCTTAATCTTAACAACAGCTCTGCGAGGTATATttgttatttctctctttttgggGGTCCAtgtgagacccagagaggttaaattacttcctcaggatcacacagctacaaagtggcagagttgggatttgaacccaggcagtctaattCTTATCCACCATTCTTCAGCACTATCCGTGCCTCCCACCTTGGTGGCCATGCTAGGCCCCTCTCATAAGGAAATTCTAACATTGTCATGGCAGGGTAGGTGTGGGTTTCTGGGTGTTGGTGGTGAGGCAGGGTCTGGGGTGCTCACCTGCCAGGTGCAGCTTGCCTTTGCCCAGATCAGCTGCCAGCCCATGGTGTCGCTGGGACCTGGCTTGGAGTGGGCGGCTCCCTCCACAGGCTTCTAGCAGGATCCATGCCAAGGTCAGTTGCAGCACCCAGGTCAGGCCAATGGGTCGCATGTGGACCCTGCAGTCCATGTCCACCTGAGATAAGAGCTGGCAGGCATAGGGTGGGGTTCAGCCATCCCTTTCTGTGAGCTTAGGGTGGCACCCACCCAATGCATACCCAAGAAGCAGTGCCAGGCAGAGTAGGGAAAGTGCAgctgaggaggaggctggggcagtggCCAAGGACGTTCAAATCCCAGGAGACCATCAGGGCCTGCCTCCAACCTAGGAGCCCCCCTCCCATCAGAACCATGTCCTCTATGTCCCTTCAGTGCCACCCCAACCAAGCTTAGACCACAGTGGCCCTCATCCCATCCAGCAGGATCTCCCACCTTTTTAGTCTTCAAGAGACCCCTTCTTTTCTCAGAATGAAGGGGACCTCCCTAGGTCTTCCAATCCCCTTCTCCTGTTCAGTAATTCCTCCCTCTCTTCTATGcggcctccctcctccctctctcgcTCCCTGCCGGCCCTTCTCTGGGTCACCTTCTCTTGGCCCACAATCGGCTTAGGGGCCACCCAGAGCTGGGCCTTTGGGACCAAGGCTGGTGTGGCAGGGCTCAGCTTCTGTCACTGGGGCCCAAAGCCCCGAGGCAGGGACAGCTAGCGGTCTGTGGAGACAAAACTgtccccttcctgcctccccgCATTCAGCCCCTCACCTGTTGGTTGGATTGGGGTCTAGAGGCCGCTAAGACACCTCAGGATCCAGTCCAGGAAACTGGCTGCTGAAAGGGGCGTGGCTTAATGCAGGGGCGGGACCTCCCACCGTCCTGCCCACACTCCAGCTGACCAAAGGCTGGCCGACTTGGGGCTGGTGTGTATATAtccttgtgtttgtttttatgttcagCTTGTGGCTTAAGCTCTGTATCTATATatgtggggagtgtgtgtgtgtgtgtatgtgtgtgtgaggaagGTGTGTTTGTGTGGCCTATAGCCTGTGTGTGTTCCCAGGCACCTGTGTCTTTTgtttgtgtggctgtgtgtgtgttgagcatgtatgtgtgtttttgttgtatgaggttatgtttatgtgtgtttcttggtggagtggttgtgtgtgtgtgtgtgtgtgtgtgtgtatacgttcAGAATCTGGGGGAGGATTGTGTGTCCCAAGCAATGTGTTTGCAGTTGAATAAAACAGGATCTTAATAAATGTGAGAAGGGGAAATGTAGCATTGGGTTAGTGTCCCTGCAAAAATGTTGGAAGTCAGTGGATAAAGGTTTTTGACCATGAAGGTTGAccatgaatgaacaaagaaatgtCATGTGCTGAGCAGGatgtgtttgtgtgcacacaTTATGTGTCCTTCTGAAGTTTCTGTGAATGTGTGTTGCTTGTGAACACTCCTTtaactcatccattcattcaacaaacatttattgagcacctactgtgtgctagattCTGGGGATGCAGTAGTGAACAAGACATGAaaatttcagccaggcatggtggttcacacctgtaatcccagcacattgggaagctgaagtagaaggatcgtttgagcccaggagtttgaaaccaggctggccaacgtggtgaaaccccatctctactaaaaataatcacaaaaattagctgggcatggtggcacatgcttgtaatctcagcagttcaggaggctga contains:
- the RTBDN gene encoding retbindin isoform X5; amino-acid sequence: MARQLLSQVDMDCRVHMRPIGLTWVLQLTLAWILLEACGGSRPLQARSQRHHGLAADLGKGKLHLAGPCCPSEMDTTETSGPGNHPERCGVPSPECESFLEHLQRALRSRFRLRLLGVRQAQPLCEELCQAWFANCEDDITCGPTWLPLSEKRGCEPSCLTYGQTFADGTDLCRSALGHALPVAAPGARHCFNISISAVPRPRPGRRAQEAPSRRSRSPRTSILDAAGSGSGSGSGSGP
- the RTBDN gene encoding retbindin isoform X4, with protein sequence MARQLLSQVDMDCRVHMRPIGLTWVLQLTLAWILLEACGGSRPLQARSQRHHGLAADLGKGKLHLADPGSQGSPLPGPCCPSEMDTTETSGPGNHPERCGVPSPECESFLEHLQRALRSRFRLRLLGVRQAQPLCEELCQAWFANCEDDITCGPTWLPLSEKRGCEPSCLTYGQTFADGTDLCRSALGHALPVAAPGARHCFNISISAVPRPRPGRRAQEAPSRRSRSPRTSILDAAGSGSGSGSGSGP
- the RTBDN gene encoding retbindin isoform X6, producing MDCRVHMRPIGLTWVLQLTLAWILLEACGGSRPLQARSQRHHGLAADLGKGKLHLADPGSQGSPLPGPCCPSEMDTTETSGPGNHPERCGVPSPECESFLEHLQRALRSRFRLRLLGVRQAQPLCEELCQAWFANCEDDITCGPTWLPLSEKRGCEPSCLTYGQTFADGTDLCRSALGHALPVAAPGARHCFNISISAVPRPRPGRRAQEAPSRRSRSPRTSILDAAGSGSGSGSGSGP
- the RTBDN gene encoding retbindin isoform X7, whose product is MDCRVHMRPIGLTWVLQLTLAWILLEACGGSRPLQARSQRHHGLAADLGKGKLHLAGPCCPSEMDTTETSGPGNHPERCGVPSPECESFLEHLQRALRSRFRLRLLGVRQAQPLCEELCQAWFANCEDDITCGPTWLPLSEKRGCEPSCLTYGQTFADGTDLCRSALGHALPVAAPGARHCFNISISAVPRPRPGRRAQEAPSRRSRSPRTSILDAAGSGSGSGSGSGP